The sequence below is a genomic window from Gammaproteobacteria bacterium.
ATGTCCGAAGCGGGTGACGCCGACCCTGCGCGGATGCGGGTGGCGTTGGAACTTGCGCGCCAGGCGCAACAGGCCGGCGAAGTGCCGGTCGGTGCGGTAGTCGTCAAGGATGGCGTGGTCATAGGCCGCGGCTGGAACCACCCCATCGGGGCACACGATCCCACGGCCCACGCTGAAATCGTGGCGCTGCGTGATGCGGCGCAGGCGCTCGGTAACTATCGGCTTGCGGACACCACGCTGTACGTGACGCTGGAACCCTGCGCCATGTGCGCCGGCGCCATGGTGCACGCCCGCGTGCAGCGACTGGTGTTCGGCGCCGCGGATCCGCGCGCGGGCGCCGCCGGCAGCGTATTCGACATCGCGCGTGCGCCGCCACTCAATCATCAGCTGCAAGTGACCGGCGGCGTATTGGCCGAGGAGTGCGGTGTACTGTTGAAACAATTTTTCGCGGGGCGGCGCTGAGCGCGCCGTTGCAGCGCGCAGGTCTTTTGTGGGAGCGGTGATATTCACCGCGATTATTGCGATCAGGATCGCGACGGGCCCGTCGCTCCCGTCATGGAATCAAACTGGCGGAGGGGGTGGGATTGCTCGCCCCATCCTTGGGGCTCGCCCTTCGGGCCCCGCTACGCGGGTCCAACAGTTCCATACAAATTTGTCGAACCCGGATGTTTGATTTCACGTGGGTTCGAATCCCGCGGTATTCCTATGTAGGCGCTTGATTTATAAAGTTGCAGCATCTCGCGAAAACATGGCGGAGGGGGTGGGATTCGAACCCACGTGGGGCGTTTAGCCCCCAACCGATTTCGAGTCGGTGCCGTTGTGACCGCTTCGGTACCCCTCCATAGGGGTGCGCATTTTACCTCAGACGGGACGCATTAATCCCGAATGGCGGCACACCGGACGCTCCGGTAGAATCAACCGTCGGCATTGCTCGCAGTAAGGTCAGCATGTCATCTGTACGCCACATTTACAAAGTTACGTTCATGAACCAGGGCAAGATCTACGAGATCTATGCCCGCAAGGTCAGCCAGGAAGGTTTCTGGGGATTCGTCGAGATCGAGCAACTGGTGTTCGGCGAGCGCGGCGGGGTGGTGCTGGACCCGGGCGAGGAAAAACTCAAGGACGAATTCGCCGGCGTGAAACGTACCTACGTTCCCATGCATGCGGTAGTGCGCATTGACGAAGTCGCGCGGG
It includes:
- the tadA gene encoding tRNA adenosine(34) deaminase TadA, producing MSEAGDADPARMRVALELARQAQQAGEVPVGAVVVKDGVVIGRGWNHPIGAHDPTAHAEIVALRDAAQALGNYRLADTTLYVTLEPCAMCAGAMVHARVQRLVFGAADPRAGAAGSVFDIARAPPLNHQLQVTGGVLAEECGVLLKQFFAGRR
- a CDS encoding DUF1820 family protein → MSSVRHIYKVTFMNQGKIYEIYARKVSQEGFWGFVEIEQLVFGERGGVVLDPGEEKLKDEFAGVKRTYVPMHAVVRIDEVAREGTAKIIAIEGGSNVTPFPMPVYTPGSTHKK